The Rhodocytophaga rosea genome has a segment encoding these proteins:
- the ppk1 gene encoding polyphosphate kinase 1, translating into MLVRDKVSNVIEQSNYISRDLSWLQFNHRVLDQAKNTERNIFERLKFLAITSSNLDEFFMIRVGSLYNYLDYGKERIDYSGLRETTFRKTLLATAQHFFKEQNDEYKMHLLPLFELSDFRIAKVTDLDAEERSDMSAYFMRTIFPMLTPMVFDGYHTFPILMNKILIFGVVTRTQDDSKDQRRLSFVQIPQNLPRFYEMYRGDQLVFVPIEEIIRHEIHKLYRNIEILSVNLFRITRNGDFTLEESDDIEADFIDEIKRKIKTRRTGRVVRIEAEPGYSTWMMKVLKGRWELDDDNIFVSDRMIDFTGLWQIINHKEFRDQLPVVHPQVPPVSLKNVKEAPIFDILKKQDVLLHHPYNSIEPVVHLMEQAAEDPDVLAIKLTIYRLAKSSRITNALLKAAENGKHVSVLFEVKARFDEENNIREAQRLQKAGCFVIYGISRYKTHTKLLLIVRKDGDKVTRYVHMSSGNYNEDTSRLYTDVGLLTTNEVYAHDISEFFNVITGHSLPNDYQYLITAPRDMRNQLIELIRKEATHAQQGLASGIVIKLNSMEDREIIDELYAASQAGVPVKLIVRGICCLRPGRAGLSDNIAVRSIVGNFLEHARLFYFHNTGDYKIYGGSADIMVRSFERRIESLFQVVSENVKQEAVNVLDYNLKDNVNAYELQEDGSYTKSSANGHPPFNMHEEFYKVNADIIKEARLF; encoded by the coding sequence ATGCTTGTCAGAGACAAAGTATCCAATGTAATTGAGCAAAGCAATTACATCAGCCGGGATTTGAGCTGGCTACAATTTAACCACCGGGTTCTGGATCAGGCAAAAAATACCGAGCGTAACATATTCGAACGATTAAAATTTCTTGCCATTACTTCTTCCAACCTGGATGAATTTTTTATGATCAGGGTGGGCAGTTTGTATAACTATCTGGATTATGGCAAAGAACGTATAGATTACTCCGGTTTACGGGAAACTACTTTCCGCAAAACATTACTGGCTACCGCACAGCATTTTTTCAAAGAGCAGAATGATGAGTATAAAATGCACCTGCTCCCTTTATTTGAACTGTCTGATTTCCGCATTGCCAAAGTAACAGACCTCGATGCGGAGGAACGTTCGGATATGTCGGCTTACTTTATGCGCACTATCTTTCCCATGCTTACGCCCATGGTGTTTGATGGCTATCATACCTTTCCTATCCTGATGAACAAAATCCTCATTTTTGGGGTAGTTACCAGAACACAGGATGATAGTAAAGATCAGCGCCGCTTATCATTTGTACAGATTCCACAGAACTTACCCCGCTTTTATGAAATGTACCGGGGCGACCAGCTGGTATTTGTACCCATTGAAGAAATTATCCGCCATGAAATTCATAAGCTATACCGCAATATTGAAATTCTGTCTGTAAATCTGTTCCGTATCACCCGAAACGGAGATTTTACCCTGGAAGAAAGTGATGATATTGAAGCAGACTTTATTGATGAGATTAAGCGCAAAATTAAAACCCGCCGTACCGGACGGGTGGTGCGAATAGAGGCGGAACCAGGTTACTCTACCTGGATGATGAAAGTATTAAAAGGCCGCTGGGAACTCGATGATGATAATATTTTTGTATCCGACCGGATGATCGACTTTACTGGCTTATGGCAGATAATCAATCATAAGGAGTTTAGAGACCAGCTTCCGGTGGTGCATCCGCAAGTACCGCCAGTCAGTTTAAAAAATGTGAAGGAAGCCCCTATTTTTGATATACTCAAGAAGCAGGATGTACTGCTCCATCATCCCTACAACAGCATCGAACCTGTGGTACATTTAATGGAACAAGCCGCTGAAGACCCGGATGTATTGGCTATTAAACTAACTATTTACCGCCTGGCTAAATCTTCCCGGATTACCAATGCCCTGCTGAAAGCGGCTGAAAATGGCAAACACGTATCTGTTCTCTTTGAAGTGAAAGCAAGGTTTGATGAAGAAAATAACATCCGGGAAGCACAAAGGCTACAGAAAGCAGGTTGTTTTGTGATCTATGGTATCAGCCGGTATAAAACCCATACTAAACTGTTGCTGATCGTACGGAAAGATGGAGATAAAGTAACCAGGTATGTGCATATGTCGAGCGGAAATTATAATGAAGACACCTCCCGTTTGTATACCGATGTTGGCCTGCTGACGACCAATGAAGTATATGCACATGATATTTCTGAATTTTTCAATGTAATCACCGGCCATTCCCTGCCAAACGACTACCAGTACTTAATTACAGCACCCAGAGACATGCGGAATCAGCTTATTGAATTGATTCGCAAAGAAGCTACACATGCACAGCAGGGCTTAGCCAGTGGCATTGTAATCAAGTTAAATTCAATGGAAGACCGGGAGATCATTGATGAATTATATGCTGCTTCACAAGCCGGCGTTCCTGTTAAATTGATTGTAAGGGGGATTTGTTGTTTGCGCCCAGGCAGAGCCGGGTTAAGTGATAATATTGCTGTCCGTTCTATTGTAGGCAACTTCCTAGAACATGCCCGGTTGTTTTATTTCCACAACACAGGCGATTATAAAATCTATGGAGGCAGCGCTGATATTATGGTCCGCAGTTTTGAACGCAGGATTGAATCACTGTTCCAGGTTGTTTCCGAAAATGTAAAACAGGAGGCTGTAAATGTGCTCGACTATAATCTAAAGGACAATGTAAATGCGTATGAATTGCAGGAAGATGGTTCGTATACAAAGAGCTCTGCAAATGGCCATCCTCCATTTAATATGCATGAAGAATTCTATAAAGTGAATGCAGATATCATTAAAGAAGCCCGATTGTTTTAA